One genomic segment of Streptomyces liangshanensis includes these proteins:
- a CDS encoding MarR family winged helix-turn-helix transcriptional regulator encodes MDDASQGQDGQGGTRWLDDHQLSAWKAFSGMLLKLPAALDSQLTQDAGLNQFEYVVLAALSESENRTRRMSTLAILANGSLSRLSHVVKRLEKRGYLRREPCAADGRYTNAVLTDAGWDKVVATAPGHVEAVRSLVVDALEPEQLDQLRDISHRLLHALDPDLGCPSGGTPATPARGPEDTDPRTGPAAPH; translated from the coding sequence ATGGACGACGCGAGCCAGGGACAGGACGGGCAGGGCGGGACGCGCTGGCTGGACGACCACCAGCTCTCCGCCTGGAAGGCCTTCAGCGGCATGCTCCTGAAGCTGCCGGCCGCGCTCGACAGCCAGCTGACGCAGGACGCGGGGCTGAACCAGTTCGAGTACGTGGTGCTCGCCGCCCTCTCCGAGTCCGAGAACAGGACCCGGCGCATGTCCACGCTCGCGATCCTCGCCAACGGCTCGCTCTCCCGGCTCTCCCACGTGGTCAAGCGCCTGGAGAAGCGCGGCTACCTGCGCCGGGAGCCCTGCGCGGCGGACGGGCGCTACACCAACGCCGTCCTGACCGACGCCGGCTGGGACAAGGTCGTCGCCACCGCTCCCGGGCACGTCGAGGCCGTACGGTCCCTGGTCGTCGACGCCCTGGAGCCGGAGCAGCTCGACCAGCTGCGCGACATCAGCCACCGCCTGCTGCACGCCCTGGACCCGGACCTCGGCTGCCCGTCGGGCGGCACCCCGGCCACCCCGGCCCGCGGCCCGGAGGACACCGATCCCCGTACCGGCCCCGCCGCCCCTCACTGA
- a CDS encoding endonuclease/exonuclease/phosphatase family protein, with the protein MARPTEREAGPLDSTGNDTVVPHQPVRPSPAPPTARPAHQRLLIGAGALFLAAATLLVACRAVGADAVTPVPQLLAFLPWLLAPAAAALLLTALLRWRAGVVWALVLLAATGWFVRPYDAGAFGPRGPALARVEVLTSNVEFGQATLGLIGAIRRERPDLVFVQECEFVCARLLDTRIPRSAYPYRHVVEASGAEGSAIYSVFPLTDTDGIDGTLAMPGSEARIGGRTVGLQLAHPLPPVPGGVDDWREELGRVRAYAAGHREGPVILAGDFNATRDHAAFRDVLDAGGLLDSAALGGAGRTPSWPSAAPRPLGAQIDHVLVSDDFSVRDARFLDLADTDHRSLLVSLELHGEAGAK; encoded by the coding sequence ATGGCACGCCCCACCGAGCGAGAGGCCGGCCCCTTGGACAGCACGGGCAACGACACCGTCGTCCCGCACCAGCCCGTCCGCCCCTCCCCCGCGCCGCCGACCGCGCGCCCCGCCCACCAACGCCTCCTGATCGGGGCCGGCGCGCTCTTCCTCGCCGCCGCGACCCTGCTCGTGGCCTGCCGCGCCGTCGGCGCCGACGCCGTCACCCCCGTACCGCAGCTCCTCGCCTTCCTCCCCTGGCTCCTCGCCCCCGCCGCGGCCGCCCTCCTGCTCACCGCCCTGCTGCGCTGGCGCGCCGGCGTGGTCTGGGCGCTGGTGCTGCTGGCCGCCACGGGGTGGTTCGTCCGGCCGTACGACGCCGGCGCCTTCGGGCCGCGCGGTCCCGCGCTCGCCCGGGTGGAAGTGCTCACCTCGAACGTCGAGTTCGGGCAGGCGACCCTCGGGCTGATCGGCGCGATCCGCCGCGAGAGGCCCGACCTGGTCTTCGTCCAGGAGTGCGAGTTCGTCTGCGCGCGGCTGCTGGACACCCGGATCCCGCGCTCGGCGTACCCGTACCGCCACGTCGTGGAGGCGAGCGGCGCCGAGGGATCCGCGATCTACTCCGTCTTCCCGCTCACGGACACGGACGGCATCGACGGCACGCTCGCCATGCCCGGCTCCGAGGCGCGCATCGGCGGCCGTACGGTCGGACTCCAGCTCGCCCACCCCCTGCCGCCCGTCCCCGGCGGGGTCGACGACTGGCGGGAGGAGCTGGGCCGCGTCCGCGCGTACGCCGCCGGCCACCGGGAGGGGCCCGTCATCCTGGCGGGCGACTTCAACGCCACCCGCGACCACGCCGCGTTCCGGGACGTCCTCGACGCGGGCGGGCTGCTCGACAGCGCGGCGCTGGGCGGCGCGGGCCGTACCCCGTCCTGGCCGTCGGCCGCGCCGCGGCCGCTGGGCGCGCAGATCGACCACGTGCTGGTCAGCGACGACTTCTCGGTACGGGACGCCCGCTTCCTGGACCTCGCGGACACCGACCACCGGTCGCTGCTGGTGAGCCTGGAGCTGCACGGGGAGGCGGGGGCGAAATAA
- a CDS encoding DUF7144 family membrane protein → MGTGTGAGTGIHAGRTASRWVGGSFFAGILMLVAGATEILQGVVAIRSDNILNGVSGYAYAFNLDAWGWIHVGLGILVAVVGLGILAGSRIARYTGIGLAMVNLVAQFMFLFYQPVWAVVGMALSAFIIWALTTDRVTSPQTR, encoded by the coding sequence ATGGGTACCGGGACCGGAGCAGGCACCGGTATCCACGCGGGAAGGACGGCCAGCCGCTGGGTCGGCGGAAGCTTCTTCGCGGGCATCCTGATGCTCGTCGCGGGCGCCACGGAGATCCTCCAGGGCGTCGTGGCGATCAGGTCCGACAACATCCTGAACGGCGTGTCCGGTTACGCCTACGCGTTCAACCTGGACGCCTGGGGCTGGATCCACGTCGGGCTCGGCATCCTGGTCGCGGTGGTCGGCCTCGGCATACTCGCCGGGTCGAGGATCGCGCGCTACACCGGGATCGGACTGGCGATGGTGAACCTCGTCGCCCAGTTCATGTTCCTCTTCTACCAGCCGGTCTGGGCGGTCGTGGGCATGGCGCTGTCGGCGTTCATCATCTGGGCACTGACCACGGACCGGGTGACATCACCTCAGACCAGGTGA
- a CDS encoding DUF2630 family protein → MSTPRSNDNSGETSGDKSGDNQIFRNINELVAEERALRDRSTDHLGLGAEDRERLRSVEVQLDQCWDLLRQRRAKSEYGENPDDAAVRPASEVEGYQG, encoded by the coding sequence ATGAGCACCCCGCGGAGCAACGACAACAGCGGCGAGACCAGCGGCGACAAGAGCGGCGACAACCAGATCTTCCGGAACATCAACGAGCTGGTGGCGGAGGAACGCGCGCTGCGCGACCGCTCGACCGACCACCTGGGCCTCGGCGCCGAGGACCGCGAGCGGCTCCGCTCGGTCGAGGTCCAGCTCGACCAGTGCTGGGACCTGCTGCGCCAGCGCCGCGCCAAGTCGGAGTACGGCGAGAACCCGGACGACGCGGCGGTGCGGCCGGCGAGCGAGGTGGAGGGGTACCAGGGGTAG